CGCGGACGACATGTCCAGACGAGAGTTCGATGACGCGTCGTCTCATTTGGTCAACAATCGTCGAATCGTGAGTGGCCATGACAACTGTGGCACCGGTGTGGTTGATGCGATCAAGGACCTTCATGATGCCCACAGCGGTAGCGGGGTCGAGGTTTCCGGTCGGCTCATCAGCGATGAGGATTTTGGGACGGTTGACGAAGGCTCTGGCCAGCGCGACACGCTGTTGCTCGCCACCAGACAGTTCGTCGGGCATCCGTTTTTCCTTGCCGTCCAGGCCGACCAGCTCCAAGGTTTCGGGGACGACCCCACGGATCTCCTTGGTCGACTTGCCGGTGACCTGCATCGCGAAGGCGACGTTGTCGTAGACCGTCTTGCCTGGCAGGAGGCGGAAGTCCTGAAAGACCGTGCCGATCTGGCGACGCAGGACCGGTACCTTCCACGATCTCAGTTGATTGAGGTTCTTTCCCGCGACGTAGAGAGTTCCCCTCGTCGGCCGATATTCACGCAAGATGAGTCGAATGAACGTCGACTTCCCCGAACCGGACTGGCCGATGAGGAAGACGAACTCCCCCTTGTCGATGTCGACATTGACA
The genomic region above belongs to Cutibacterium equinum and contains:
- the ftsE gene encoding cell division ATP-binding protein FtsE, whose product is MITFDNVTKIYAQQSRAALSDVNVDIDKGEFVFLIGQSGSGKSTFIRLILREYRPTRGTLYVAGKNLNQLRSWKVPVLRRQIGTVFQDFRLLPGKTVYDNVAFAMQVTGKSTKEIRGVVPETLELVGLDGKEKRMPDELSGGEQQRVALARAFVNRPKILIADEPTGNLDPATAVGIMKVLDRINHTGATVVMATHDSTIVDQMRRRVIELSSGHVVRDENEGVYRNS